A window from Mangifera indica cultivar Alphonso chromosome 2, CATAS_Mindica_2.1, whole genome shotgun sequence encodes these proteins:
- the LOC123204265 gene encoding uncharacterized protein LOC123204265 — protein MAPLEEGVCLDQGNKQFAVVENPAFWNWTFTLKDINGEVPGEIDHDWRGFGFEVCSFPFRMLHIQMLHEPPLASSGGVSDTIIIIQIASHTQSRANPQSNF, from the exons ATGGCACCTTTGGAGGAGGGTGTATGTTTGGACCAAGG GAACAAGCAGTTTGCAGTGGTTGAAAATCCGGCCTTCTGGAATTGGACATTTACTTTGAAGGATATAAATGGGGAAGTACCGGGTGAGATAGATCACGATTGGAGAGGCTTTGGTTTTGAGGTTTGCTCTTTTCCTTTTAGGATGTTACATATTCAAATGTTGCATGAACCGCCCTTGGCATCAAGTGGCGGCGTTAGCGATACCATCATTATTATACAAATTGCATCTCACACGCAAAGCAGAGCAAATCCTCAATCGAACTTCTGA